Proteins encoded together in one Portunus trituberculatus isolate SZX2019 chromosome 39, ASM1759143v1, whole genome shotgun sequence window:
- the LOC123515385 gene encoding mucin-22-like isoform X2 — MEGRLKLLMVAALTLLVAVTSHAFPATLTFKDDFNPAKPVVWVEGNGYRNVTVGVRDDLLEGDCEMLLDSLKAVTREASRLLHQVTHGTLYFEEVTILLPSTWACSSVPPGPSTPLTWREGHIIVGPTHPVFKDASWTQQPRGCGQEGDFIYLTEQWLKSYQQHADESSGKELVAQWARYRWGVFGEEGYLGDAVHPPSYLHLNASSLSWNPTLCHNGDLQGDFSGSCEAGDSANCSFSINAEASRNVTSSLMALPNLQSVLEFCDEDTHNAAVPTKHNLMCSGSSIWQVISRHPDLFGREVWVGDVEPTFRVQRAEASTQPSHVDMVLVLQYTSTMAETLNRWKFLRDAVRKFLLVEAPKGTKIGLVMLSDSAVTLAGLTTLTDFASRLSLANKVPQNPTNTSATKNLEAGITEAVNILDGNGLVVLVVENLSNHTSETSENLVAAAGNTSVWAVLYPHLPSVSASLYQDLVDATNGSLLTVVNPYGPMYQSVDDLAALNNQLRTILSASLEPHSVWIKKDEALCLANCFLTLEVDNKISYQSEIILELFFLSFDAAGLKNIEMKAPDGTVLTPSAVDSKYETIRHHFYTQAQVQQTGNYTVMIERLTYVDGVMVSLLVMPRPPVVPVVWASEPLLELHQSNSSVPTLFVQLWQGERYIVKATVTATISFSGANVTLLLRDDGTRGDVTGGDGIYSGMIVGVVGQAEVNILAHDNGGAALLVGSYSSLTLASRVTDLNMQYSADGLSLHFTASGEDYYSGEAVAYEVTHWTSLSSKPVVEVFSAPPATADSQITLVLSQNECDVLYVFTVCALDSFNTKSEVSNEARFVIPCDYTTNDTQTTASSESPTDVSTTSHTTSGSDSPRNESSTTVSYSSPQTPTSDSSTRETSTLVSTSSSELDSSTAETTIYVSTSTPQISTSVSASMTSQTTTTTQTTSTSTTTDKSSTVSSTPTPQTSTSVPDTSTAKTSTPAISSTTLSTTKTHTIPTTTSTSSTTEASSSSSDNKIAIFLGSVFGGLLFLALAGIAAEYIYRRVSLKSRKRS; from the exons ATGGAGGGGAGGTTAAAGTTATTAATGGTAGCTGCACTAACACTGCTGGTGGCCGTGACTTCCCATGCCTTCCCTGCCACCCTCACTTTCAAGGACGACTTTAACCCCGCGAAGCCCGTGGTGTGGGTGGAGGGTAATGGGTATCGAAACGTGACGGTGGGAGTGCGCGATGATCTGTTGGAGGGCGACTGTGAGATGCTCTTGGACAGCCTCAAG GCCGTGACACGGGAGGCATCGCGGCTGCTTCACCAAGTCACGCACGGGACGTTGTACTTCGAAGAGGTGACCATATTGCTTCCCTCGACTTGGGCGTGCTCGAGTGTTCCACCCGGACCCTCCACACCCCTGACGTGGCGTGAAGGTCATATTATAGTCGGCCCTACCCATCCAGTTTTCAAGGACGCCTCATGGACGCAGCAGCCTCGAGGATGTGGCCAGGAGGGAGACTTCATTTACCTTACCGAGCAGTGGCTTAAAAGTTACCAACAGCACGCTG ATGAGAGCAGCGGCAAGGAGCTAGTGGCGCAGTGGGCTCGCTACCGCtggggtgtgtttggagaggaGGGTTACTTGGGGGATGCCGTGCACCCGCCCTCTTACCTCCACCTTAACGCTTCCTCCCTATCCTGGAATCCCACACTTTGCCACAACGGCGACCTACAGGGCGATTTTAG TGGGAGCTGTGAGGCGGGAGACTCAGCCAACTGCAGCTTCTCCATCAATGCAGAGGCAAGCAGGAACGTGACGTCCTCCCTCATGGCACTCCCAAACCTGCAGTCT GTATTGGAGTTTTGTGATGAGGACACTCACAATGCAGCAGTGCCCACCAAGCACAATTTGATGTGTAGTGGCTCCAGTATTTGGCAGGTCATCAGTAGACACCCAGATCTTTTTGGAAG AGAAGTGTGGGTTGGAGATGTTGAGCCCACATTCAGAGTGCAGAGGGCAGAGGCGAGCACCCAGCCATCACATGTCGATATGGTATTAGTTCTGCAGTACACCTCAACCATGGCCGAG ACACTAAACCGCTGGAAGTTTTTGCGAGATGCTGTCAGAAAATTCTTACTAGTGGAGGCACCAAAAGGCACAAAAATTGGATTGGTAATGTTGTCAGACTCTGCTGTTACTCTTGCAGGTCTGACCACTTTAACAGATTTTGCTTCCAGGCTAAGTCTGGCAAACAAAGTTCCACAAAACCCAACCAATACTAGTGCCACTAAAAACCTTGAAGCTGGTATTACTGAAGCAGTTAAT ATACTGGATGGCAATGGgttggtggtgcttgtggtagAAAACCTTAGCAACCACACAAGTGAAACATCAGAGAATCTGGTGGCAGCTGCAGGAAACACTTCAGTATGGGCTGTGCTGTACCCACACCTCCCCTCAGTTAGCGCCTCTCTGTATCAAGATCTGGTTGATGCCACTAATGGGTCACTCCTCACTGTGGTCAACCCATATGGCCCTATGTACCAGAGTGTGGATGACCTGGCGGCCCTGAACAATCAGTTACGAACTATTCTAAGTGCCTCACTGGAGCCCCATTCAGTCTGGATAAAG AAAGATGAAGCACTTTGTCTGGCAAACTGCTTCTTGACTCTGGAAGTTGACAATAAAATTAGTTACCAATCAGAAATCATTCTTGAgctcttttttttgtcctttgatGCTGCTGGGCTTAAAAACATAGAAATGAAGGCACCAGATGGAACAGTCCTCACACCATCAGCTGTGGATAGTAAATATGAGACTATCAGGCACCACTTCTATACCCAAGCACAG GTGCAGCAGACTGGAAACTACACAGTGATGATAGAACGACTGACCTACGTGGATGGTGTCATGGTGTCGCTGCTGGTGATGCCACGCCCACCTGTAGTTCCTGTTGTGTGGGCCTCTGAGCCTCTCCTGGAGCTACACCAGTCTAATTCTTCAGTGCCCACTCTCTTTGTGCAG TTATGGCAAGGCGAGCGCTACATAGTCAAAGCAACAGTTACTGccaccatttccttctctggtgCCAATGTCACTCTCTTGCTCAGAGATGATGGAACAAGAG GTGATGTCACAGGTGGAGATGGAATATACTCAGGAATGATTGTAGGTGTGGTTGGACAGGCTGAAGTGAACATATTAGCTCATGACAATGGAGGTGCAGCACTCCTGGTGGGCTCCTATTCCTCACTTACCCTAGCAA GTCGTGTCACTGACCTGAACATGCAGTACTCAGCtgatggcctgagtcttcacttcACAGCTTCAGGAGAAGATTATtatagtggtgaag CGGTGGCTTACGAAGTAACTCATTGGACCTCATTGAGCAGTAAGCCTGTGGTCGAGGTGTTCAGCGCCCCTCCAGCAACAGCAGATTCTCAGATTACTCTAGTGCTTTCACAAAATGAGTGTGATGTCCTATATGTGTTCACTGTCTGTGCTTTGGATTCTTTTAATACCAAGAGTGAAGTATCCAATGAAGCAAGATTTGTGATTCCTTGTGATTATACTACAAATGATACTCAAACAACAGCCTCAAGTGAAAGCCCCACAGATGTCTCTACTACATCTCACACCACCTCAGGGTCGGACTCTCCAAGAAATGAAAGCTCCACAACTGTCTCTTACTCTTCACCTCAAACACCAACCTCAGATTCATCAACAAGAGAAACATCTACACTTGTCTCTACTTCATCCTCAGAATTGGATTCCTCGACAGCTGAAACTACAATATACGTCTCCACTTCTACACCTCAGATATCAACCTCAGTATCAGCTTCCATGACATCTcaaaccactactacaactcagACAACATCAACATCTACAACAACAGATAAGTCTTCCACAGTTTCCTCTACTCCTACACCTCAAACAAGCACTTCAGTACCAGATACTTCAACAGCTAAAACATCCACACCTGCCATTTCCTCTACAACTTTGAGTACTACAAAGACACATACCATTCCAACTACTACTTCAACCTCCTCTACAACAG AAGCCTCCAGTTCATCTTCGGACAACAAAATTGCCATCTTCCTAGGAAGCGTATTTGGAGGTCTTCTGTTTCTTGCTTTGGCAGGCATTGCTGCTGAATATATCTATAGAAGAGTGTCtttaaaaagtaggaaaaggtcATAA
- the LOC123515385 gene encoding calcium-activated chloride channel regulator 2-like isoform X1, with protein MEGRLKLLMVAALTLLVAVTSHAFPATLTFKDDFNPAKPVVWVEGNGYRNVTVGVRDDLLEGDCEMLLDSLKAVTREASRLLHQVTHGTLYFEEVTILLPSTWACSSVPPGPSTPLTWREGHIIVGPTHPVFKDASWTQQPRGCGQEGDFIYLTEQWLKSYQQHADESSGKELVAQWARYRWGVFGEEGYLGDAVHPPSYLHLNASSLSWNPTLCHNGDLQGDFSGSCEAGDSANCSFSINAEASRNVTSSLMALPNLQSVLEFCDEDTHNAAVPTKHNLMCSGSSIWQVISRHPDLFGREVWVGDVEPTFRVQRAEASTQPSHVDMVLVLQYTSTMAETLNRWKFLRDAVRKFLLVEAPKGTKIGLVMLSDSAVTLAGLTTLTDFASRLSLANKVPQNPTNTSATKNLEAGITEAVNILDGNGLVVLVVENLSNHTSETSENLVAAAGNTSVWAVLYPHLPSVSASLYQDLVDATNGSLLTVVNPYGPMYQSVDDLAALNNQLRTILSASLEPHSVWIKKDEALCLANCFLTLEVDNKISYQSEIILELFFLSFDAAGLKNIEMKAPDGTVLTPSAVDSKYETIRHHFYTQAQVQQTGNYTVMIERLTYVDGVMVSLLVMPRPPVVPVVWASEPLLELHQSNSSVPTLFVQLWQGERYIVKATVTATISFSGANVTLLLRDDGTRGDVTGGDGIYSGMIVGVVGQAEVNILAHDNGGAALLVGSYSSLTLAISDRTLKRSSQVCCGSQIDLSQVEAEPAGSFYMSFSVEATFLDQPVANLPPGRVTDLNMQYSADGLSLHFTASGEDYYSGEAVAYEVTHWTSLSSKPVVEVFSAPPATADSQITLVLSQNECDVLYVFTVCALDSFNTKSEVSNEARFVIPCDYTTNDTQTTASSESPTDVSTTSHTTSGSDSPRNESSTTVSYSSPQTPTSDSSTRETSTLVSTSSSELDSSTAETTIYVSTSTPQISTSVSASMTSQTTTTTQTTSTSTTTDKSSTVSSTPTPQTSTSVPDTSTAKTSTPAISSTTLSTTKTHTIPTTTSTSSTTEASSSSSDNKIAIFLGSVFGGLLFLALAGIAAEYIYRRVSLKSRKRS; from the exons ATGGAGGGGAGGTTAAAGTTATTAATGGTAGCTGCACTAACACTGCTGGTGGCCGTGACTTCCCATGCCTTCCCTGCCACCCTCACTTTCAAGGACGACTTTAACCCCGCGAAGCCCGTGGTGTGGGTGGAGGGTAATGGGTATCGAAACGTGACGGTGGGAGTGCGCGATGATCTGTTGGAGGGCGACTGTGAGATGCTCTTGGACAGCCTCAAG GCCGTGACACGGGAGGCATCGCGGCTGCTTCACCAAGTCACGCACGGGACGTTGTACTTCGAAGAGGTGACCATATTGCTTCCCTCGACTTGGGCGTGCTCGAGTGTTCCACCCGGACCCTCCACACCCCTGACGTGGCGTGAAGGTCATATTATAGTCGGCCCTACCCATCCAGTTTTCAAGGACGCCTCATGGACGCAGCAGCCTCGAGGATGTGGCCAGGAGGGAGACTTCATTTACCTTACCGAGCAGTGGCTTAAAAGTTACCAACAGCACGCTG ATGAGAGCAGCGGCAAGGAGCTAGTGGCGCAGTGGGCTCGCTACCGCtggggtgtgtttggagaggaGGGTTACTTGGGGGATGCCGTGCACCCGCCCTCTTACCTCCACCTTAACGCTTCCTCCCTATCCTGGAATCCCACACTTTGCCACAACGGCGACCTACAGGGCGATTTTAG TGGGAGCTGTGAGGCGGGAGACTCAGCCAACTGCAGCTTCTCCATCAATGCAGAGGCAAGCAGGAACGTGACGTCCTCCCTCATGGCACTCCCAAACCTGCAGTCT GTATTGGAGTTTTGTGATGAGGACACTCACAATGCAGCAGTGCCCACCAAGCACAATTTGATGTGTAGTGGCTCCAGTATTTGGCAGGTCATCAGTAGACACCCAGATCTTTTTGGAAG AGAAGTGTGGGTTGGAGATGTTGAGCCCACATTCAGAGTGCAGAGGGCAGAGGCGAGCACCCAGCCATCACATGTCGATATGGTATTAGTTCTGCAGTACACCTCAACCATGGCCGAG ACACTAAACCGCTGGAAGTTTTTGCGAGATGCTGTCAGAAAATTCTTACTAGTGGAGGCACCAAAAGGCACAAAAATTGGATTGGTAATGTTGTCAGACTCTGCTGTTACTCTTGCAGGTCTGACCACTTTAACAGATTTTGCTTCCAGGCTAAGTCTGGCAAACAAAGTTCCACAAAACCCAACCAATACTAGTGCCACTAAAAACCTTGAAGCTGGTATTACTGAAGCAGTTAAT ATACTGGATGGCAATGGgttggtggtgcttgtggtagAAAACCTTAGCAACCACACAAGTGAAACATCAGAGAATCTGGTGGCAGCTGCAGGAAACACTTCAGTATGGGCTGTGCTGTACCCACACCTCCCCTCAGTTAGCGCCTCTCTGTATCAAGATCTGGTTGATGCCACTAATGGGTCACTCCTCACTGTGGTCAACCCATATGGCCCTATGTACCAGAGTGTGGATGACCTGGCGGCCCTGAACAATCAGTTACGAACTATTCTAAGTGCCTCACTGGAGCCCCATTCAGTCTGGATAAAG AAAGATGAAGCACTTTGTCTGGCAAACTGCTTCTTGACTCTGGAAGTTGACAATAAAATTAGTTACCAATCAGAAATCATTCTTGAgctcttttttttgtcctttgatGCTGCTGGGCTTAAAAACATAGAAATGAAGGCACCAGATGGAACAGTCCTCACACCATCAGCTGTGGATAGTAAATATGAGACTATCAGGCACCACTTCTATACCCAAGCACAG GTGCAGCAGACTGGAAACTACACAGTGATGATAGAACGACTGACCTACGTGGATGGTGTCATGGTGTCGCTGCTGGTGATGCCACGCCCACCTGTAGTTCCTGTTGTGTGGGCCTCTGAGCCTCTCCTGGAGCTACACCAGTCTAATTCTTCAGTGCCCACTCTCTTTGTGCAG TTATGGCAAGGCGAGCGCTACATAGTCAAAGCAACAGTTACTGccaccatttccttctctggtgCCAATGTCACTCTCTTGCTCAGAGATGATGGAACAAGAG GTGATGTCACAGGTGGAGATGGAATATACTCAGGAATGATTGTAGGTGTGGTTGGACAGGCTGAAGTGAACATATTAGCTCATGACAATGGAGGTGCAGCACTCCTGGTGGGCTCCTATTCCTCACTTACCCTAGCAA TCTCTGatagaactttgaaaaggagtAGCCAGGTATGCTGTGGAAGCCAGATTGACTTGTCGCAGGTGGAAGCTGAGCCAGCTGGATCCTTCTATATGTCTTTCTCGGTGGAAGCCACATTCCTTGATCAACCAGTTGCTAACCTTCCTCCAGGTCGTGTCACTGACCTGAACATGCAGTACTCAGCtgatggcctgagtcttcacttcACAGCTTCAGGAGAAGATTATtatagtggtgaag CGGTGGCTTACGAAGTAACTCATTGGACCTCATTGAGCAGTAAGCCTGTGGTCGAGGTGTTCAGCGCCCCTCCAGCAACAGCAGATTCTCAGATTACTCTAGTGCTTTCACAAAATGAGTGTGATGTCCTATATGTGTTCACTGTCTGTGCTTTGGATTCTTTTAATACCAAGAGTGAAGTATCCAATGAAGCAAGATTTGTGATTCCTTGTGATTATACTACAAATGATACTCAAACAACAGCCTCAAGTGAAAGCCCCACAGATGTCTCTACTACATCTCACACCACCTCAGGGTCGGACTCTCCAAGAAATGAAAGCTCCACAACTGTCTCTTACTCTTCACCTCAAACACCAACCTCAGATTCATCAACAAGAGAAACATCTACACTTGTCTCTACTTCATCCTCAGAATTGGATTCCTCGACAGCTGAAACTACAATATACGTCTCCACTTCTACACCTCAGATATCAACCTCAGTATCAGCTTCCATGACATCTcaaaccactactacaactcagACAACATCAACATCTACAACAACAGATAAGTCTTCCACAGTTTCCTCTACTCCTACACCTCAAACAAGCACTTCAGTACCAGATACTTCAACAGCTAAAACATCCACACCTGCCATTTCCTCTACAACTTTGAGTACTACAAAGACACATACCATTCCAACTACTACTTCAACCTCCTCTACAACAG AAGCCTCCAGTTCATCTTCGGACAACAAAATTGCCATCTTCCTAGGAAGCGTATTTGGAGGTCTTCTGTTTCTTGCTTTGGCAGGCATTGCTGCTGAATATATCTATAGAAGAGTGTCtttaaaaagtaggaaaaggtcATAA